From Rhodoferax sp. AJA081-3, the proteins below share one genomic window:
- a CDS encoding GH1 family beta-glucosidase, protein MNLSESISPSLIELSRCLRPDFQWGSATSAAQIEGAAAVDGKGPSIWDRFCAEPGRINDGSNIDVACDHYHRFESDVALMKGLGLDAYRFSIAWPRVQAAGQGPWNEAGFAFYDRLIDALLAAGIRPHATLYHWDLPLALHEGMGGWTSPAIVPLFADYAREVARRFGSRLASIATLNEPWCVATLGYETAQFAPGQTSRATAAQVSHHLMMAHGAAIQAMREVCKTPLGVVLNHTPAFAAEAVEADRRAARIDDGLNVRWYMDPIFRGSYPADILEHLGTDAPTVTPEDLALIHQPLDFLGVNFYTRSFISTQQPPKAAPGKQGFTDMGWEIYPKALTQHLVRISREYSPPPIFITENGMANADQVINGRVPDVERIHYLREHLRALALAVELGVDVRGYFYWSLFDNFEWNSGYTKRFGLFHVDYSTQERLAKDSAHWYRDFIVGFKSRQRLKNL, encoded by the coding sequence ATGAATTTGAGTGAATCCATATCCCCATCATTGATCGAACTGTCTCGCTGTTTGCGCCCAGACTTCCAGTGGGGCTCGGCCACCAGCGCAGCCCAGATCGAGGGTGCTGCGGCGGTAGACGGCAAAGGCCCGTCGATTTGGGACCGCTTTTGCGCAGAGCCGGGTCGCATCAATGACGGAAGCAATATTGATGTCGCTTGTGACCACTACCACCGCTTTGAGAGTGATGTGGCCCTGATGAAAGGCCTGGGTCTGGATGCCTACCGCTTCTCTATTGCCTGGCCACGTGTGCAAGCTGCAGGGCAAGGCCCCTGGAACGAAGCTGGCTTTGCGTTTTACGACCGCCTGATCGATGCCTTGCTGGCGGCTGGCATACGCCCCCACGCCACGCTGTACCACTGGGATCTGCCCTTGGCCCTGCACGAAGGCATGGGTGGCTGGACGTCGCCCGCCATCGTGCCCCTGTTTGCAGACTATGCCCGCGAAGTGGCACGCCGCTTTGGCAGTCGCCTGGCCAGCATCGCCACGCTGAACGAGCCCTGGTGTGTGGCCACCTTGGGTTACGAGACCGCACAATTCGCGCCTGGCCAGACCAGCCGCGCGACAGCGGCCCAGGTTTCCCACCATTTGATGATGGCGCATGGCGCCGCCATCCAAGCCATGCGCGAAGTGTGCAAGACGCCATTGGGCGTGGTGCTGAACCACACCCCAGCCTTCGCTGCGGAGGCCGTAGAGGCCGACCGCCGGGCTGCCCGTATTGATGACGGCCTGAACGTCCGCTGGTACATGGACCCGATTTTTCGCGGCAGCTACCCGGCCGACATCCTGGAGCATCTGGGCACGGATGCGCCCACGGTTACACCCGAAGACCTGGCCCTGATCCACCAGCCGTTGGACTTTCTGGGTGTCAACTTCTACACACGCAGTTTCATCAGCACCCAACAGCCACCCAAGGCAGCGCCCGGCAAACAGGGCTTTACCGACATGGGGTGGGAGATTTACCCCAAGGCGCTGACCCAGCACCTGGTGCGCATCAGCCGTGAGTATTCACCCCCGCCCATCTTCATCACCGAGAATGGCATGGCCAATGCCGACCAGGTCATAAACGGTCGTGTGCCCGATGTGGAGCGGATCCACTACCTGAGAGAGCATCTGCGCGCGCTGGCACTGGCTGTTGAATTGGGCGTGGATGTACGCGGTTACTTTTACTGGAGCCTGTTTGACAACTTTGAATGGAACTCGGGCTATACCAAACGGTTTGGCCTGTTCCATGTGGACTACTCCACGCAAGAGCGCTTGGCCAAGGACAGTGCGCACTGGTACCGCGACTTTATTGTGGGGTTCAAATCGCGTCAGCGCCTGAAAAATCTATGA